The following proteins are co-located in the Urocitellus parryii isolate mUroPar1 chromosome 15, mUroPar1.hap1, whole genome shotgun sequence genome:
- the LOC144250441 gene encoding zinc finger and SCAN domain-containing protein 5B-like yields the protein MLPLVPVPLGSPGPKGTYGMFSAARTGLGKARGSPRPSFSPESWHMVFITFLASRDVDPIQNLKRISELCHLWLRPDLHMKEEIMDQLILEQFMISMPEDLQVLVRESGVKRCRDLEDLLRSHRKPQKWSVIVLEGQKFLMQNPDAQMLEAVAGESNSMVGLTSKCPSSVSKAPPPSREPSQELHNPQEGQRPGQQGEEVLPEPVPAQVDLQNQGEDVKEGGDLPVQGSPEPQLPQGPDSVKKPQEVCSKNEHTGIPAPLAGQGEDAPMERLSKWQRRSQEASPDPGPFLGPAGVNSVVPPSTAPPAGPAGAEAAGAARHWCAVCQKSFAYRSQLGVHQRFHTGERPFKCSECRKGFIQASDLRVHMRIHTGERPFECSICHKQFTHESTLQGHWRVHTQEKPYECSDCKKRFSHMGNLNVHRRIHTQAKPYMCDVCGLAFRQLGTFKRHQKTHKEMPPALAPSRV from the exons ATGCTGCCCCTCGTCCCAGTCCCGCTGGGCAGTCCCGGACCCAAGGGGACCTACGGGATGTTCTCAGCAGCCAGGACGGGCCTTGGCAAGGCCAGAG GAAGCCCCAGGCCCAGCTTCAGCCCAGAGAGCTGGCACATGGTTTTTATTACATTCCTTGCCTCGCGGGACGTGGACCCCATCCAGAATCTGAAGAGGATCTCAGAGCTCTGCCATCTGTGGCTGAGGCCCGACCTGCACATGAAGGAGGAGATCATGGACCAGCTGATTCTGGAGCAATTCATGATCTCCATGCCCGAGGACCTGCAGGTCCTGGTCAGGGAGAGTGGTGTGAAGAGGTGCCGGGACCTGGAGGACCTGCTCAGGAGCCACAGGAAGCCCCAGAAATGG TCCGTCATTGTTTTAGAAGGACAGAAATTCCTCATGCAGAATCCGGATGCTCAGATGCTGGAGGCCGTGGCTGGTGAGTCAAACAGCATGGTGGGCTTGACCAGCAAGTGCCCATCCTCAGTCAGCAAGGCACCTCCTCCGAGCAGAGAGCCCAGCCAGGAACTGCATAACCCCCAGGAGGGCCAGAGACCAGGACAACAG GGTGAGGAAGTCCTGCCAGAGCCGGTTCCTGCCCAAGTAGACCTGCAGAACCAGGGAGAGGATGTGAAGGAAGGTGGAGACCTCCCTGTCCAGGGGTCTCCCGAGCCTCAGCTTCCGCAGGGTCCTG ATTCTGTGAAGAAGCCCCAAGAAGTTTGTAGTAAAAATGAGCACACTGGCATCCCTGCCCCCCTCGCCGGGCAGGGAGAAGATGCTCCCATGGAACGCCTTTCCAAATGGCAGAGACGTTCCCAGGAAGCTTCACCGGATCCTGGCCCGTTCTTGGGTCCAGCTGGGGTGAATTCAGTAGTTCCACCCAGCACCGCGCCACCTGCGGGCCCTGCGGGGGCAGAAGCCGCGGGCGCAGCTCGGCACTGGTGCGCGGTGTGCCAGAAGAGTTTCGCCTACCGATCCCAGCTGGGCGTCCACCAGCGCTTTCACACCGGGGAGAGGCCCTTCAAGTGCAGCGAGTGCAGGAAGGGGTTCATACAGGCCTCAGACCTCCGCGTGCACATGCGCATCCACACCGGCGAGAGGCCTTTCGAGTGCTCCATCTGCCACAAGCAGTTCACGCACGAGTCCACCCTGCAGGGCCACTGGAGGGTCCACACCcaggagaagccctatgagtgttcAGACTGCAAGAAGCGGTTCAGCCACATGGGCAACCTCAATGTGCACCGGCGCATCCACACGCAGGCCAAGCCCTACATGTGCGACGTGTGCGGCCTCGCCTTCCGCCAGCTGGGGACCTTCAAGCGCCACCAGAAAACGCACAAGGAGATGCCGCCTGCGCTGGCCCCCAGCCGGGTCTAG